Proteins co-encoded in one Acidimicrobiales bacterium genomic window:
- a CDS encoding ABC transporter ATP-binding protein yields MSAPEPDEMPAGLAAMWRLCRLGYQHEPWLLLAAFVLALVAALPDSLLALWLALLGSGLIHHHHGVLVAASVGLAVSATATWVLRTVGTRVQRRFRDKVTIALESHVARLQASIGTIAHQERPEYLDRLSVLRDQIFVLDHMYMSLFTTAGWILRLALTVGLLASISPVLIVLAAFAVPTVVTSSWRPAVERVVQERGARHDRLARHLFMTATTAAAGKEVRITGIGPDLVARRRSEWERWYAPLAATRWATATWHTLAWSVFGGAYLGAVVYVSSTIHASVGSVLLVLAAGARLSAYIGGAVGEIGFLRGTWLDGSKRLVWLERYAEAVVADADLEPPDRLHEGIRLENVSFVYPGTDRVVLEDVNLDLPAGAVVAVVGENGAGKSTLVKLLGKLYEPTAGRILVDGVPLARIRPDAWRERLAGAFQDFFRFELRARHSVGVGDVPRVDDEPAVVTAVDRAGADEVVARLGAGLETQLGPIWPDGVDVSFGQWQKLALARGFMRDEPLLLLLDEPTAALDAETEHALFERYADAVRREREREAGRITVLVSHRFSTVRMADLIVVLDGARVVEAGSHDELVGRGGPYAELYGIQATSYR; encoded by the coding sequence GTGAGCGCGCCCGAGCCCGACGAGATGCCGGCGGGCCTGGCCGCCATGTGGCGCCTGTGCCGGCTCGGCTACCAGCACGAGCCGTGGCTGCTGCTGGCCGCCTTCGTCCTGGCCCTGGTGGCCGCCCTGCCCGACTCCCTGCTGGCGCTGTGGCTGGCCCTGCTCGGCTCCGGGCTCATCCATCACCACCACGGCGTGCTGGTGGCGGCGTCCGTCGGCCTGGCGGTCTCGGCCACCGCCACTTGGGTGCTGCGCACGGTCGGTACGCGCGTGCAGCGGCGCTTCCGGGACAAGGTGACGATTGCCCTGGAGTCGCACGTGGCCCGGCTGCAGGCGTCGATCGGCACCATCGCCCACCAGGAGCGGCCCGAGTACCTCGACCGCCTGAGCGTGCTGCGCGACCAGATCTTCGTCCTCGACCACATGTACATGTCGCTGTTCACGACGGCGGGCTGGATCCTGCGCCTGGCGCTGACCGTCGGGCTGCTGGCGTCGATCAGCCCGGTGCTGATCGTGCTGGCGGCCTTCGCCGTGCCGACGGTGGTGACCTCCTCCTGGCGGCCGGCCGTCGAGCGGGTGGTGCAGGAGCGGGGTGCCCGCCACGACCGCCTGGCCCGGCACCTGTTCATGACCGCGACCACCGCCGCCGCCGGCAAGGAGGTGCGCATCACCGGCATCGGTCCCGACCTGGTGGCCCGGCGCCGGTCGGAGTGGGAGCGGTGGTACGCGCCCCTTGCGGCCACCCGGTGGGCCACGGCGACGTGGCACACCCTGGCCTGGTCCGTGTTCGGCGGGGCGTATCTCGGGGCGGTGGTGTACGTGTCGTCGACCATCCACGCCTCGGTCGGCTCGGTGCTGCTGGTGCTGGCCGCCGGCGCCCGCCTCTCGGCGTACATCGGCGGGGCGGTGGGGGAGATCGGCTTCCTGCGCGGCACCTGGCTGGACGGCTCCAAGCGGCTGGTGTGGCTCGAGCGCTACGCCGAGGCGGTGGTGGCCGACGCCGATCTCGAGCCGCCCGACCGCCTGCACGAGGGGATCCGCCTGGAGAACGTGAGCTTCGTCTATCCCGGCACCGACCGGGTGGTGCTCGAAGACGTCAACCTCGATCTGCCGGCGGGCGCCGTCGTGGCCGTAGTGGGGGAGAACGGGGCGGGCAAGTCCACCCTGGTCAAGCTGCTGGGCAAGCTGTACGAGCCCACGGCGGGGCGCATCCTCGTCGACGGCGTCCCGCTGGCGCGCATCCGTCCCGACGCCTGGCGGGAGCGTCTGGCCGGCGCCTTCCAGGATTTCTTCCGCTTCGAGCTGCGCGCCCGCCACTCGGTAGGCGTCGGGGACGTGCCGCGGGTCGACGACGAGCCGGCGGTGGTGACCGCGGTGGACCGGGCGGGGGCCGACGAGGTCGTGGCCCGGTTGGGCGCCGGGCTCGAGACCCAGCTCGGGCCCATCTGGCCCGACGGCGTGGACGTCAGCTTCGGGCAGTGGCAGAAGCTGGCCCTGGCCCGGGGCTTCATGCGGGACGAGCCCCTGCTGCTCCTGCTCGACGAGCCGACCGCCGCTCTCGACGCCGAGACCGAGCACGCCCTGTTCGAGCGCTACGCCGACGCCGTCCGGCGCGAGCGCGAGCGGGAGGCGGGCCGGATCACGGTGCTGGTGTCGCACCGGTTCAGCACCGTTCGCATGGCCGATCTGATCGTGGTGCTCGACGGGGCGCGGGTCGTCGAGGCGGGCAGCCACGACGAGCTGGTGGGGCGGGGCGGCCCCTACGCCGAGCTGTACGGGATCCAGGCCACGTCGTACCGCTGA